One genomic window of Eggerthella timonensis includes the following:
- a CDS encoding MDR family MFS transporter: MGLSRKQIVMLAVLVFGTFVTVLNQTVVAPALPSVMAEMSVDASTAQWLTTGFTLVNAIMIPITAFLTDRFTTKRLFLVSMVIFTAGSLLAGWGPSFAVLLLGRLVQAAGAGILMPLVMTVLMWTFPVDKRGTAMGLFGIVIAFGPAIGPTVAGVIIDRYTWHDMFYIITVLSALVVLIGAFVLEKGGETNKDVSLDVPSVVLSSFGFGGLLYGLSTIGSYGLRVDAVAGTLVGVVALVFFFRRQLKMEHPMLQVRVLQNRKFLIATIIGMLVQGALLAAGILVPIYLQSLMGYSATVSGLVLLPGAIIMGAMGPIAGRLFDKHGPRVLSIIGMGVLTLTTFCFAFLGTETGIITLTVLYTVRLFSLSLVNMPITTWGMNALDNELVNHGTSVNNTFRQVAGSLGTAIIVSASTIATNMTSESMGQLQGSIFGIDVAFALAGVLCLVGFVMVVALVKNKPGEAAEKDKDNARRTVLESIMKRDVFTLPANATVAEAMQVLVDKHISAAPLVDADGKAVGFVSDGDIMRYLSKRSTMMMDPVVMIMQTVDADGGNQDFARKLDELMTMPAKSIGAKGIIGVDVHADLPEVCRVLGENHLKKVPVLDEGQVVGVINRSDITHYSMEQYLAERGEEALAAGDGPDGPSKLERAEEAAALPDDEAVASSI; the protein is encoded by the coding sequence ATGGGTTTATCGCGTAAGCAGATCGTCATGCTGGCCGTGCTCGTGTTCGGCACGTTCGTGACGGTTCTGAACCAGACCGTCGTCGCCCCTGCGCTGCCGTCGGTCATGGCCGAGATGAGCGTCGACGCCTCCACGGCGCAGTGGCTGACCACGGGCTTCACCCTCGTGAATGCCATTATGATCCCCATCACGGCATTCTTGACGGACCGCTTCACCACGAAGCGGCTCTTCCTCGTGTCCATGGTCATCTTCACCGCGGGCAGCTTGCTGGCGGGCTGGGGTCCCAGCTTCGCCGTGCTGCTGCTCGGCCGCCTCGTGCAGGCTGCCGGCGCCGGCATCCTCATGCCGCTCGTGATGACCGTGCTCATGTGGACGTTCCCCGTCGACAAGCGCGGCACGGCCATGGGCCTGTTCGGCATCGTCATCGCGTTCGGCCCGGCCATCGGCCCCACGGTCGCCGGCGTGATCATCGACCGCTACACCTGGCACGACATGTTCTACATCATCACGGTGCTGTCGGCGCTCGTGGTGCTCATCGGCGCATTCGTGCTGGAGAAGGGCGGCGAGACGAACAAGGACGTCAGCCTCGACGTGCCCTCGGTCGTCCTGTCGTCCTTCGGCTTCGGCGGCCTCTTGTACGGCCTGTCCACCATCGGCTCCTACGGCCTGCGCGTCGATGCCGTCGCGGGCACGCTCGTGGGCGTGGTGGCGCTCGTGTTTTTCTTCCGCCGCCAGCTCAAGATGGAGCACCCCATGCTGCAGGTGCGCGTGCTGCAGAACCGCAAGTTCCTCATCGCCACCATCATCGGCATGCTCGTGCAGGGCGCCCTGCTTGCCGCCGGCATCCTCGTGCCCATCTACCTGCAGTCGCTCATGGGCTACTCGGCCACCGTGTCGGGCCTCGTGCTGCTGCCCGGCGCCATCATCATGGGCGCCATGGGCCCCATCGCCGGCCGCCTGTTCGACAAGCACGGCCCGCGCGTGCTCAGCATCATCGGCATGGGCGTGCTGACGCTCACCACGTTCTGCTTCGCGTTCCTGGGAACCGAGACGGGCATCATCACGCTGACCGTGTTGTACACGGTGCGCCTGTTCTCGCTGTCGCTGGTGAACATGCCCATCACCACCTGGGGCATGAACGCGCTGGACAACGAGCTGGTGAACCACGGCACCTCGGTCAACAACACGTTCCGCCAGGTAGCGGGCTCGCTGGGCACGGCCATCATCGTGTCCGCGTCCACCATCGCCACGAACATGACCTCCGAATCCATGGGGCAGCTGCAAGGCAGCATCTTCGGCATCGACGTGGCGTTCGCGCTGGCCGGCGTGCTGTGCCTCGTGGGCTTCGTCATGGTGGTTGCGCTCGTGAAGAACAAGCCGGGCGAGGCCGCCGAGAAGGACAAGGACAACGCGCGCCGCACGGTGCTCGAATCCATCATGAAGCGCGACGTGTTCACGCTCCCCGCGAACGCCACCGTGGCCGAGGCCATGCAGGTGCTCGTGGACAAGCACATCAGCGCCGCGCCCCTCGTGGACGCGGACGGCAAGGCCGTGGGCTTCGTGTCCGACGGCGACATCATGCGCTACCTGTCGAAGCGCAGCACCATGATGATGGATCCCGTGGTCATGATCATGCAGACCGTGGACGCCGACGGGGGCAACCAGGACTTCGCCCGCAAGCTCGACGAGCTCATGACCATGCCGGCGAAGAGCATCGGCGCGAAGGGCATCATCGGCGTGGACGTGCATGCCGACCTTCCCGAGGTGTGCCGCGTGCTGGGCGAGAACCATTTGAAGAAAGTGCCCGTGCTCGACGAAGGCCAAGTGGTGGGCGTGATCAACCGATCCGACATCACCCACTACTCCATGGAGCAGTACCTCGCCGAGCGCGGCGAAGAGGCGCTGGCCGCGGGCGACGGCCCCGACGGGCCGTCGAAGCTCGAACGCGCCGAGGAAGCCGCCGCGCTTCCCGACGACGAGGCGGTGGCCTCGTCCATCTAG